The proteins below come from a single Triticum aestivum cultivar Chinese Spring chromosome 5D, IWGSC CS RefSeq v2.1, whole genome shotgun sequence genomic window:
- the LOC123122996 gene encoding pentatricopeptide repeat-containing protein At2g22070 encodes MRDAAALELHAGAPRTALAAAADHCARLLRLCGAAANPGAGRAVHARAVKAGLLASAYLCNNLLSYYAAAAGGLREARRLFDEVPAAQRNVFTWNSLLSTYAKSGRLADARAVFAEMPERDAVSWTVMVVGLNRARRFGEAVEAFLDMVGDGLAPTQFTLTNVLSSCAAAEAGGAGRRVHSFVVKLGLGGCVPVANSVLNMYGKCGDAETARAVFEQMPARSVSSWNAMVSLDARLGRMDLALSLFESMPDRTIVSWNAVITGYNQNGFDAKALWFFSRMLRDSSSMVPDEFTITSVLSACANLRMVSLGKQVHAYILRSGMPCVGQVTNALISMYAKSGSVENARGVMDQAVVADLNVISFTALLEGYVKLGDMKRAREIFDIMSNRDVVAWTAMIVGYEQNGYNDEAMELFRSMIRSGPDPNSYTLAAVLSVCASLACLDYGKQIHCKAVRSLQEQSSSVSNAIVTMYARSGSLPLARRVFDRVRWRKETVTWTSMIVALAQHGLGGDAIGLFEEMLRVGVKPDRITYVGVLSACTHAGFVDQGRMYYQQMHDKHGIVPEMSHYACMVDLLARSGLLSEAQEFIRQMPVEPDAIAWGALLSACRVHKDADLAELAAEKLLSIDPGNSGAYSALCNVYAACGRWGDAAKTWKRRKDGAVRKETGFSWTHVRGRVHVFGADDALHPQREAVYGMAARVWADIKRAGFVPDPQSVLHDVDDELKEEMLSRHSEKLAIAFGLLATPEGTTLRVMKNLRVCNDCHTAIKFISKVADREIILRDATRFHHFRDGLCSCKDYW; translated from the coding sequence ATGCGAGATGCCGCCGCACTGGAGCTCCACGCCGGGGCGCCGCGGACggcgctggccgccgccgccgaccactgCGCGCGCCTCCTGCGGCTGTGCGGCGCGGCCGCCAACCCGGGCGCCGGGCGCGCCGTCCACGCGCGCGCCGTCAAGGCCGGCCTCCTCGCCAGCGCCTACCTCTGCAACAACCTCCTCTCctactacgccgccgccgccggcggcctccGGGAGGCGCGGCGCCTGTTCGACGAGGTCCCCGCGGCGCAGCGGAACGTGTTCACCTGGAACTCGCTGCTGTCGACCTACGCCAAGTCGGGCCGCCTGGCCGACGCGCGCGCCGTGTTCGCGGAAATGCCCGAGCGCGACGCCGTGTCGTGGACCGTCATGGTCGTGGGGCTCAACCGCGCCCGCCGCTTCGGGGAGGCCGTCGAGGCGTTCCTGGACATGGTCGGGGACGGGCTGGCGCCGACGCAGTTCACGCTCACCAACGTGCTCTCGTCGTGCGCGGCCGCGGAGGCCGGCGGGGCCGGGCGGAGGGTGCACTCCTTCGTCGTCAAGCTCGGCCTGGGCGGCTGCGTGCCTGTGGCTAACTCGGTGCTCAACATGTACGGCAAGTGCGGGGACGCCGAGACGGCGAGGGCCGTGTTCGAACAGATGCCGGCGCGGAGCGTGTCGAGCTGGAACGCCATGGTGTCGCTCGACGCGCGTCTGGGGAGGATGGACCTTGCTTTGTCCTTGTTCGAGAGCATGCCGGACCGGACCATCGTCTCATGGAACGCGGTCATCACGGGGTACAACCAGAATGGGTTTGACGCCAAGGCACTGTGGTTCTTCTCGCGGATGCTGCGGGATTCTTCTTCCATGGTGCCGGATGAATTCACAATCACCAGTGTCCTGTCAGCTTGCGCCAACCTTCGCATGGTGAGCCTTGGAAAGCAGGTGCACGCATACATCTTAAGGAGCGGAATGCCGTGCGTCGGTCAGGTCACCAATGCCCTCATCTCAATGTATGCCAAGTCCGGCAGCGTTGAGAATGCCAGGGGGGTGATGGACCAGGCAGTGGTGGCCGATCTGAATGTGATATCCTTCACCGCTCTCCTGGAAGGCTATGTCAAGCTTGGAGATATGAAGCGTGCAAGGGAGATCTTCGATATCATGAGCAACAGAGATGTCGTCGCCTGGACTGCGATGATCGTCGGCTATGAGCAGAATGGTtacaacgacgaggccatggagcTCTTCAGGTCAATGATCAGAAGCGGACCAGACCCAAACAGCTATACGCTCGCTGCTGTTCTTAGCGTCTGCGCGAGCCTGGCATGTCTTGACTACGGCAAGCAGATCCACTGTAAGGCCGTCAGGTCACTGCAGGAGCAATCCAGCTCCGTCAGCAACGCCATCGTCACCATGTACGCGAGGTCAGGCAGCCTGCCATTGGCGAGGAGGGTGTTTGATCGGGTCCGCTGGCGCAAGGAGACGGTGACATGGACGTCGATGATCGTAGCCTTGGCGCAGCATGGCCTGGGAGGAGACGCCATTGGCCTGTTTGAAGAAATGCTCCGCGTCGGCGTGAAGCCGGACCGAATAACCTATGTCGGCGTGCTCTCAGCGTGCACCCATGCTGGCTTTGTGGACCAAGGGAGGATGTACTACCAGCAGATGCATGACAAGCATGGCATCGTGCCTGAGATGAGCCACTACGCGTGCATGGTGGACCTGCTCGCCCGCAGTGGCCTGCTCTCCGAAGCTCAGGAGTTCATCCGGCAAATGCCCGTGGAGCCCGACGCAATCGCCTGGGGGGCGCTGCTCTCGGCCTGCAGGGTGCACAAGGACGCGGACCTGGCGGAGCTCGCGGCAGAGAAGCTGCTGTCGATTGACCCTGGCAACAGCGGTGCTTACTCTGCCCTCTGCAACGTCTACGCCGCCTGCGGGAGGTGGGGCGACGCGGCAAAGACCTGGAAGCGGAGGAAGGACGGGGCCGTGAGGAAGGAGACGGGGTTCAGCTGGACGCACGTGCGCGGCAGGGTCCACGTCTTCGGGGCAGATGATGCCCTGCACCCGCAGAGGGAGGCGGTGTACGGGATGGCGGCCAGGGTCTGGGCGGACATCAAGAGGGCCGGGTTCGTGCCAGACCCCCAGTCGGTCCTGCACGATGTCGATgacgagctcaaggaggagatgcTGAGCCGGCACAGCGAGAAGCTCGCTATCGCGTTCGGCCTCCTGGCCACGCCGGAGGGGACGACTCTGCGGGTCATGAAGAACCTGCGGGTGTGCAACGACTGCCATACAGCCATCAAGTTCATCTCCAAGGTTGCGGACAGGGAGATCATCCTGCGGGACGCCACTAGGTTTCACCATTTCAGGGATGGGTTGTGCTCGTGCAAAGATTATTGGTAG
- the LOC123122997 gene encoding protein AE7-like 1, translated as MTVGMINANPVVHERPERAAHPAHAALDALDVFDTVRDIKDPEHPYSLEQLSVLSQESVSVDDKLGHIQITFTPTVQHCTMATVIGLCLRLKLMQNFPPHFKIDIKVAPGSLANEESVNKQLNDKERVAAALENPNLRQLVDDCLCSDHPSSY; from the exons ATGACGGTGGGGATGATCAACGCGAACCCGGTGGTGCACGAGCGGCCGGAGCGCGCCGCCCACCCCGCGCACGCGGCGCTCGACGCGCTCGACGTCTTCG ATACGGTGCGGGACATCAAGGACCCGGAGCACCCCTACTCGCTGGAGCAGCTCAGCGTGCTCTCCCAGGAGTCCGTCTCCGTCGACGACAAGCTCGGCCACATCCA GATAACCTTCACCCCAACTGTGCAACACTGCACTATGGCCACAGTGATTGGCCTGTGCCTCAGGCTTAAGTTGATGCAAAACTTTCCTCCGCATTTCAAG ATTGACATAAAAGTTGCTCCAGGATCTCTTGCTAATGAAGAATCAG TAAACAAACAGCTGAACGACAAGGAGAGAGTCGCGGCGGCCTTGGAGAACCCCAACCTCCGGCAGTTGGTGGACGATTGCCTCTGCTCAGATCATCCATCCTCATATTAG
- the LOC123123000 gene encoding uncharacterized protein At1g01500, giving the protein MGDGVAFEAARKIIMHPLYASRSSPWLDLKVFYVRVSNCVMDESAPDHLTLNHIPLSPDTVIEVNGRRSSMHTEFVSSSLRRDRIDKKTEEATYVSTDSIRMTGSVRFQVFDKNDLLLTGDLELCNANGVVGEPKSSSKKWNIKCHSSASSSGFLKGKMSTGPDSAHPVVEVYVAGTFSGTPIILTKTVQFISRRKSQMKLKLDSIPENEATELHTENSHGDSLKVSEFYDPKSESDVDMDYNSLYSRQDFLEGEDGELSWFNAGVRVGVGIGLGICVGVGLGVGLLVRTYQGTSRNFRRRLP; this is encoded by the exons ATGGGCGACGGGGTGGCTTTTGAGGCTGCCAGGAAGATCATCATGCACCCGCTCTACGCGTCGAGGTCCTCGCCCTGGCTGGACCTCAAGGTGTTCTACGTGAGGGTCAGCAACTGCGTGATGGACGAGTCCGCGCCGGACCATCTCACGCTCAACCACATCCCGCTGTCCCCCGACACGGTCATCGAGGTCAACGGGCGGCGGAGCAGCATGCACACCGAGTTCGTCTCGTCGTCCCTCAGGAGGGACAGGATCGACAAGAAGACCGAGGAAGCCACGTACGTGAGCACGGATAGCATAAGGATGACGGGGAGCGTGAGGTTTCAGGTGTTTGATAAGAACGATCTCTTGCTCACCGGAGACCTGGAGTTATGCAATGCCAACGGAGTGGTCGGGGAACCGAAGAGCAGCAGCAAGAAGTGGAATATCAAGTGCCATTCGTCGGCATCGTCTAGTGGTTTCTTGAAGGGGAAGATGTCCACGGGCCCAGACTCTGCGCATCCTGTTGTCGAGGTTTATGTCGCTGGCACTTTCTCTGGCACGCCAATTATATTAACCAAGACGGTCCAGTTTATATCACGGAGGAAGTCCCAGATGAAACTGAAGCTGGATTCTATCCctgagaatgaagcaactgaaCTACATACAGAAAACTCACACGGGGACTCTTTGAAG GTATCAGAATTCTATGATCCCAAGTCTGAGTCAGACGTGGACATGGACTATAACAGCTTGTACTCGAGGCAGGACTTTCTAGAGGGCGAGGATGGTGAGCTTTCATGGTTTAATGCTGGCGTGCGGGTTGGAGTCGGGATTGGCCTCGGCATATGCGTGGGCGTCGGGTTGGGTGTCGGCCTGCTGGTCCGGACATACCAAGGCACCAGCAGGAACTTCAGGCGGCGACTGCCCTGA
- the LOC123122998 gene encoding FK506-binding protein 5: MAAGARVPDLGSDFAQKMLHDLRRRRERLGFSGSPSAQQQRATSSNAAAASRDACSNSQKPSPSQRPQQAAAAPRSTRPEATTAPRSSHQQQPSTSNAVASAARPRRGRPVAADADARAIVPFQGGSAGDRKTEHAVVASSVDVQMAALALALSDGGKLRNMEVVARNGSVFFRQPDTARPGGGGGGYLLPPPPSGGGTGTHAGEVAVGVQDLNDMLMAAYSSGGRRRPDDEARKKLFRGSMDMEEALSMLVMLQDASRYMEGSGSGLKGKENRKSSPATRSARIEEIVDEDSDAEQAKHASMQMVVHDKFQSHQSTDSSSLIQSGSSGSKINSASEGEKDGSKVRMPSVIAKLMGLENLPSSTSTTTKTVAERKGTERFVKPGAVPRMEIKADAMNRKLPIRIIASEKGQHKIVLAGEWKNSLTNFGESEMGAAALSNSSSHPAPGNNSRQGRLTMREVLRKMVADERIIHEDKTAAEEIKLQNSVDVGCRADSGKRMDFLKRFRKNSDNRPVKEEKHTAQVKSAEVEKKQATGMRRLLGRDGEAKSRKAREKVNKENLASAEAKAAGKNGKTDQVKHQAQSKHVDRQSKPRKPQNRREMQSETPSRKLENKKKSPMPEAGHMKKKPEYTVVTHTQQESEEHAKKNDTISSTKPADSARGEDGMSEPLAMVVRSGTAAGAASLDQPAQNKTEGSGKPADSTHGEDGLSEPLAIVVRDSSTAGEASLDQPLQEVTEGSCDPTPTIPVQTVVMQASEDLELLDESAIAQINDERINPTPSESTKIPEIFAEEEQQQQQMIVKEQLTDGTHILGTEGTSDPTLTTPAHNVVQASEDLKFLDQSAIAEINDERINPTPSESTQIPETFTEEEQHQQQQQQMIVKEQLTEDLKLLDQSAIPETNDEWINHTPSEGTQMPETFAEEEQQQQQQEQEQQTIVTPEAFTEEEEQQQQMIVKEQLTEGSDDHTTASISSEKLQDQKTHVITCDSLTENQLLLMRLLVKDRYLLETAKAIVRVDAPVSFMDDDDGARNWSDKGNDLLSDVAREVTRRKGKRSEAMEEVSVARTANLRLRYLDDLVRELDGDVESLDMSKRKRTQQHGDNRAAENLRRILESDIQNDHPDANSTWDFGWNRVWELPLEKGDVVRDLEKNILGGIITDVARDLIGVSVRHGCCPCVA, translated from the exons ATGGCCGCCGGCGCCAGGGTGCCTGACCTCGGCTCCGACTTCGCCCAGAAGATGCTGCACGACCTCCGCCGACGCCGCGAGAGGCTCGGCTTCTCGGGCTCGCCGTCGGCGCAGCAGCAGCGCGCGACATCGTCCAACGCCGCCGCCGCGTCTCGGG ATGCTTGCTCAAATTCTCAGAAACCGTCTCCAAGCCAGAGGCCGCAGCAGGCAGCAGCTGCCCCTCGATCGACTAGACCAGAAGCAACGACGGCACCGAGATCATCA CACCAGCAACAGCCCAGCACCAGCAATGCCGTCGCCAGCGCCGCCAGGCCACGGCGAGGGCGCCCtgtcgccgccgacgccgacgcgcGCGCCATCGTTCCGTTCCAAGGAGGCAGCGCAGGGGACCGCAAGACGGAGCATGCCGTCGTCGCGAGCAGCGTCGACGTGCAGATGGCCGCGCTGGCCCTCGCGCTCAGCGACGGCGGGAAGCTCCGGAACATGGAGGTCGTGGCGCGCAACGGCTCCGTCTTCTTCCGGCAGCCGGACACGGCCcgtccaggcggcggcggcggcggctacctcctgccgccgccgccttccggAGGAGGTACAGGCACgcacgccggcgaggtggcggtcGGGGTGCAGGACCTGAACGACATGCTCATGGCGGCCTACTCCTCGGGCGGGAGGAGGAGGCCCGACGACGAGGCCCGGAAGAAGCTCTTCAGAGGGTccatggacatggaggaggcgcTGAGCATGCTGGTCATGCTCCAGGACGCCTCCAGGTACATGGAAGGGTCGGGGAGCGGGCTCAAGGGCAAGGAGAACCGCAAGAGCTCGCCGGCGACGCGCTCCGCGAGGATCGAGGAGATCGTTGACGAGGATTCAGATGCCGAGCAGGCCAAGCATGCTTCCATGCAGATGGTTGTCCACGACAAATTTCAGAGCCATCAGAGTACAGACAGCAGCTCACTCATTCAGTCTGGTTCAAGCGGTTCCAAGATCAACAGTGCTTCTGAAGGTGAAAAGGATGGCTCGAAGGTGAGGATGCCGAGTGTGATCGCCAAGCTGATGGGGCTGGAGAATCTGCCTTCGTCGACGTCGACGACAACGAAGACCGTCGCAGAGCGCAAGGGGACGGAGAGGTTTGTGAAACCTGGAGCTGTGCCAAGAATGGAGATCAAAGCAGATGCGATGAACCGCAAACTGCCGATACGGATCATAGCTTCAGAGAAGGGTCAGCACAAGATTGTGTTGGCAGGGGAGTGGAAGAACAGCCTGACAAACTTTGGAGAGTCTGAAATGGGTGCTGCTGCACTGTCAAACAGTTCATCACACCCTGCACCTGGTAATAATAGCAGGCAAGGAAGGCTAACCATGAGAGAAGTGCTGAGAAAGATGGTAGCTGATGAGAGGATCATCCATGAGGACAAGACGGCTGCCGAAGAAATCAAACTGCAGAACTCTGTCGACGTCGGGTGCCGCGCCGACTCGGGCAAGAGGATGGATTTTCTGAAAAGATTCAGGAAGAATTCAGACAACAGGCCTGTTAAGGAGGAGAAGCACACTGCTCAGGTCAAGAGTGCAGAAGTTGAAAAGAAGCAGGCCACGGGCATGAGACGGTTGCTGGGGAGAGACGGCGAGGCAAAATCGAGGAAGGCGAGGGAGAAGGTTAACAAGGAGAACCTTGCCAGTGCAGAAGCCAAGGCTGCAGGGAAGAATGGGAAGACAGATCAGGTCAAACATCAAGCACAAAGTAAACATGTAGACAGACAAAGCAAGCCGAGGAAACCGCAGAATCGTCGGGAAATGCAGAGCGAAACGCCTAGTCGGAAGTTGGAAAACAAGAAGAAGTCACCGATGCCAGAAGCAGGGCATATGAAAAAGAAGCCTGAGTATACTGTAGTGACACACACACAACAGGAGAGTGAAGAACATGCAAAAAAGAATGATACTATCAGTTCTACCAAACCAGCAGATAGTGCACGCGGCGAAGACGGTATGTCGGAACCATTGGCAATGGTAGTGAGAAGTGGCACCGCAGCTGGAGCAGCTTCCTTGGACCAACCTGCACAGAATAAAACTGAAGGATCTGGCAAACCAGCAGATAGCACACATGGTGAAGACGGTTTGTCAGAGCCATTGGCAATAGTAGTGAGAGATAGCAGCACAGCTGGAGAAGCTTCCTTGGACCAACCTTTGCAGGAAGTAACTGAAGGAAGTTGTGATCCTACTCCTACAATTCCTGTACAGACTGTTGTTATGCAGGCAAGTGAGGATTTGGAGCTCTTGGATGAGAGTGCGATTGCTCAGATAAAT GATGAAAGGATCAACCCCACACCTAGCGAGAGTACAAAGATACCTGAAATATTTGCCGAGGaagaacagcagcagcaacaaatgATAGTGAAAGAGCAACTAACGGATGGTACCCACATTCTAGGAACTGAAGGAACTAGTGATCCTACTCTTACAACTCCTGCACACAATGTTGTACAGGCAAGCGAGGATTTGAAGTTCTTGGATCAGAGTGCAATTGCTGAGATAAAT GATGAAAGGATCAACCCCACACCTAGTGAGAGTACACAGATACCTGAAACATTCACCGAGGAAGAACaacatcaacagcagcagcagcaaatgaTAGTGAAAGAGCAACTAACCGAGGATTTGAAGTTATTGGATCAGAGTGCGATTCCTGAGACAAAC GATGAATGGATCAACCACACACCTAGTGAGGGCACACAAATGCCTGAAACATTTGCCGAGGaagaacaacagcagcaacaacaagaacaagaacaaCAAACGATAGTGACACCGGAAGCATTTACCGAGGAGGAAGAACAGCAGCAACAAATGATAGTGAAAGAGCAACTAACTGAAG GCTCTGACGATCATACCACAGCGTCCATCAGTTCTGAAAAATTGCAGGACCAGAAGACGCATGTCATTACATGCGATTCTTTGACAGAGAACCAGCTCCTGCTCATGAGACTGCTGGTGAAGGATCGGTACTTGCTGGAAACCGCAAAGGCGATCGTCAGAGTCGATGCTCCCGTCAGTTTCAtggacgacgacgacggcgcgCGGAACTGGTCGGACAAGGGCAACGATCTCCTCTCCGACGTTGCCCGGGAGGTGACCAGAAGGAAAGGCAAACGGAGCGAGGCCATGGAGGAGGTCAGCGTGGCGCGCACCGCCAACCTGAGGCTGCGTTACCTCGACGATCTCGTCAGAGAGCTGGACGGTGACGTTGAGAGCCTGGACATGTCCAAGCGCAAGAGAACTCAGCAGCACGGCGACAATCGCGCGGCCGAAAATCTGCGCAGGATACTTGAGAGTGACATTCAGAATGATCACCCCGACGCCAACTCGACGTGGGATTTCGGGTGGAACCGCGTGTGGGAGCTGCCGTTGGAGAAGGGCGACGTCGTGAGGGATCTGGAGAAGAACATACTGGGCGGCATCATCACCGACGTGGCGAGGGATCTCATCGGGGTATCGGTGCGACATGGCTGTTGTCCCTGCGTGGCTTGA